In a single window of the Marinobacter bohaiensis genome:
- a CDS encoding MOSC domain-containing protein: protein MPATLKDLMAVLPQQGRLDWIGLRPGRGEAMTEADTAIIEIGSGLAGDRFRGRPDSKRQVTLIQAEHLPAVASLLHRASIDPALLRRNLVVSGLNLLALKDKRFRVGEVVLEMTGLCHPCSKMETIFGAGGYNALRGHGGITTRVIQGGCIRVGDPVEVLSSHRAPVQTAFDDLTTG from the coding sequence ATGCCCGCAACGCTCAAAGACCTGATGGCCGTCCTGCCACAACAGGGCCGCCTGGACTGGATAGGCCTGCGCCCCGGTCGGGGCGAGGCGATGACCGAGGCGGACACGGCCATCATCGAGATCGGCAGTGGCCTGGCCGGTGACCGCTTCCGCGGCCGGCCGGACAGCAAGCGCCAGGTAACGCTGATCCAGGCGGAACATCTGCCGGCGGTGGCCTCGCTGCTGCACCGGGCCTCCATCGACCCGGCGCTGCTGCGGCGCAACCTGGTGGTCAGCGGCCTCAACCTGCTGGCCCTCAAGGACAAGCGGTTCCGCGTGGGCGAAGTAGTGCTGGAGATGACCGGCCTGTGCCATCCCTGCTCGAAGATGGAGACGATCTTCGGCGCCGGCGGCTACAACGCCCTGCGCGGCCACGGCGGGATCACCACGCGGGTCATCCAGGGGGGATGCATCCGGGTCGGGGATCCGGTTGAGGTGCTATCGTCACATCGCGCGCCGGTGCAGACGGCGTTCGACGACCTGACAACCGGCTGA
- the cra gene encoding catabolite repressor/activator yields MTLAELAKLAGVSRTTASYVLNGRAEANRIKPDTVARVLAAAEQHGFRIDAQAAALRGGQSRTLGFILPDLENASYARLAKLLEIGSRAQGYQLLIAGSDDDPETERSLARSFQARRCDALIVASCLPPESAFYRELQDSGLPVIAVDRAQDPAHLACVVSDNQAGAAALTRSVIDPDVSSVVWMDALPSLTMTRERREGFEQAVAGTGVSAALLSGERFDRTSGASLTRQMLAQGELPDALVTASFSLLQGVLDVLLERPDGLPRNLRMATFGDDRLLDFLPVPVNALPQQHEAIADATLRAALAAIRGEGSAGCQVVERRLHRRAM; encoded by the coding sequence ATGACGCTGGCGGAACTGGCGAAACTGGCGGGGGTGTCCCGCACCACGGCGAGCTACGTGCTCAACGGCCGGGCGGAGGCCAACCGCATCAAGCCGGACACCGTGGCCCGGGTGCTGGCGGCGGCGGAGCAGCATGGCTTTCGCATCGACGCCCAGGCCGCGGCCCTGCGCGGCGGCCAGTCCCGCACGCTGGGGTTCATCCTGCCGGATCTGGAAAACGCCAGTTACGCCCGGCTGGCCAAGCTGCTGGAAATCGGTTCCCGCGCCCAGGGCTACCAGCTGCTGATCGCTGGCTCCGACGACGATCCCGAGACGGAACGGTCGCTGGCACGATCCTTCCAGGCGCGGCGCTGCGACGCCCTGATCGTGGCCAGTTGCCTGCCGCCGGAGAGTGCGTTCTACCGCGAGCTGCAGGACAGCGGCCTGCCGGTGATTGCCGTGGACCGGGCCCAGGATCCGGCGCACCTGGCCTGCGTGGTCAGCGACAACCAGGCCGGCGCCGCCGCCCTGACCCGTTCGGTGATCGACCCGGATGTGAGTTCGGTGGTGTGGATGGACGCGCTGCCGTCGCTGACCATGACCCGGGAGCGACGGGAAGGCTTCGAGCAGGCGGTGGCCGGCACCGGGGTGAGCGCCGCGCTGCTCAGCGGCGAGCGCTTTGACCGGACCAGCGGCGCGAGCCTGACCCGGCAGATGCTGGCGCAGGGTGAGCTGCCCGATGCGCTGGTAACGGCGTCTTTCTCGCTGCTGCAGGGGGTGCTCGATGTGCTGCTGGAGCGGCCGGACGGCCTGCCCCGGAACCTGCGCATGGCCACCTTCGGTGACGACCGGCTGCTCGATTTCCTGCCGGTGCCGGTCAACGCCCTGCCTCAGCAGCACGAGGCCATTGCCGACGCCACCTTGAGGGCGGCGCTGGCGGCAATTCGCGGCGAAGGCTCAGCCGGTTGTCAGGTCGTCGAACGCCGTCTGCACCGGCGCGCGATGTGA
- a CDS encoding nucleoside-diphosphate sugar epimerase/dehydratase, with amino-acid sequence MRWRDRLQHWIGRSGPRRKLIVIGIGYPSFSLGQALIDSRRFDIVAFIDDEPWTNRTQLLGTTVRYPSDLAALIRRHGVDGLVHIEGEPPVIADNIRDEALATGVSRIDLPADQPADAQLERIRAALANA; translated from the coding sequence ATGCGATGGCGCGACCGCCTGCAACACTGGATCGGCCGTTCCGGCCCCCGGCGCAAACTGATCGTGATCGGCATCGGCTACCCCAGCTTCAGCCTGGGCCAGGCGCTGATCGACAGCCGTCGGTTCGACATCGTCGCCTTCATCGACGACGAACCCTGGACCAACCGCACCCAACTGCTGGGCACCACGGTGCGCTACCCCAGCGACCTGGCGGCGCTGATCCGACGCCACGGGGTGGACGGCCTGGTCCACATCGAGGGTGAGCCGCCGGTCATCGCCGACAACATCCGGGACGAGGCGCTGGCCACTGGCGTCAGCCGCATCGACCTGCCGGCGGATCAGCCCGCGGACGCCCAGTTGGAGCGCATTCGCGCCGCGCTGGCCAACGCCTGA
- a CDS encoding DUF4124 domain-containing protein, translating into MTRRLMLLMVLLPLLAQAEIYRYTDENGVVHFGDRKLPDQRQETVEVRPSASDWQRFEIAIETRGDVTLSEAERARIEANVNLVYAFFDDVLYFDIHSTVPVNILVLPDRATYDRYVADNVPGPSPPSLGIFLGWRNQIAVYMQEDRAATLRTISHETAHAIVATLTPYVPAWLNEGLAEQAEMLLRDDGRLVIQAHPENTAVVDYLRRQGQLPEVDRFLAMQSRDWRSHYTDKGFSLQSQTGEFVYFLLASPTGRSFLVRLIHQYHRGDRTLAAYLVDDNYVGGMPVLQDNWSLWLRGARRDAISF; encoded by the coding sequence ATGACACGACGTCTGATGTTGCTGATGGTCCTGCTGCCGCTGCTGGCACAGGCGGAGATCTATCGCTACACCGATGAGAACGGTGTGGTGCATTTTGGCGATCGCAAGCTGCCGGACCAGCGGCAGGAGACGGTGGAGGTGCGCCCCAGCGCGTCCGACTGGCAGCGTTTCGAGATCGCCATCGAAACCCGTGGCGACGTGACCCTGAGCGAGGCCGAGCGGGCCCGCATCGAGGCCAACGTCAATCTCGTCTACGCCTTCTTCGATGACGTTCTCTACTTCGATATCCACAGCACGGTGCCGGTGAACATCCTGGTGCTGCCGGACCGGGCCACCTACGACCGTTACGTGGCTGACAACGTCCCCGGCCCTTCGCCGCCGTCCCTGGGGATCTTCCTGGGTTGGCGCAACCAGATCGCGGTCTACATGCAGGAGGACCGGGCCGCCACCCTGCGCACCATCAGCCACGAAACCGCCCACGCCATCGTCGCCACCCTGACGCCCTACGTGCCTGCCTGGCTCAATGAGGGGCTGGCGGAACAGGCGGAGATGCTGCTGCGCGACGACGGCCGGCTGGTGATTCAGGCCCACCCGGAAAACACCGCCGTGGTGGACTATTTACGTCGCCAGGGTCAGCTCCCGGAGGTGGATCGTTTCCTGGCGATGCAAAGCCGGGACTGGCGCAGCCACTACACAGACAAGGGGTTCTCGCTGCAGTCCCAGACCGGCGAGTTCGTCTATTTCCTGCTGGCGTCCCCCACCGGCCGCAGCTTCCTGGTGCGGCTGATTCACCAGTATCATCGCGGCGACCGGACACTGGCGGCTTACCTGGTGGACGATAACTACGTCGGCGGCATGCCGGTGCTGCAGGACAACTGGTCACTGTGGCTGCGGGGCGCCCGCCGCGACGCTATATCTTTCTAG
- a CDS encoding TerC family protein: protein MVEWFTWINDPQAWIALATLALLEIVLGIDNIIFISILVGRLPEHQRNRARLIGLSLAMITRILLLLSLAWVMTLTTPLFTVLEQAISGRDLILIVGGLFLLGKSVHEIHNSLEGAEESAASAATASLAAILAQIAVIDIVFSLDSVITAVGMADDVAVMVIAVVLAVGVMMFAARPIGEFVDDHPTIKMLALSFLILVGVALLGEGFDLHIPKGYIYFAMAFSFGVEILNLRMRKKRAAKVRLHHPLVEDDADRADSGSA, encoded by the coding sequence ATGGTGGAATGGTTCACCTGGATCAACGACCCACAGGCCTGGATCGCCCTGGCCACCCTGGCCCTGCTGGAGATCGTGCTGGGTATCGACAACATCATCTTCATATCCATCCTGGTGGGGCGCTTGCCGGAGCACCAGCGCAACCGGGCGCGGCTGATCGGCCTGTCCCTGGCGATGATTACCCGCATCCTGCTGCTGCTGTCCCTGGCCTGGGTGATGACGCTGACCACGCCGCTGTTCACGGTGCTGGAGCAGGCGATCTCCGGGCGTGACCTGATCCTGATCGTGGGCGGGCTGTTCCTGCTCGGCAAGAGCGTGCACGAGATCCACAACAGTCTGGAAGGCGCCGAGGAGAGCGCGGCTTCCGCCGCCACCGCGAGCCTGGCGGCAATCCTGGCGCAGATCGCGGTGATCGACATCGTGTTCAGCCTGGATTCGGTGATCACCGCCGTGGGCATGGCCGACGATGTGGCGGTGATGGTGATCGCGGTGGTGCTGGCGGTGGGCGTGATGATGTTCGCCGCCAGACCGATCGGCGAGTTCGTGGACGATCATCCCACCATCAAGATGCTGGCGTTGAGTTTCCTGATCCTGGTGGGCGTGGCGCTGCTGGGCGAAGGCTTCGACCTGCACATTCCCAAGGGCTACATCTACTTTGCCATGGCGTTCTCGTTCGGGGTGGAAATCCTCAACCTGCGCATGCGCAAGAAGCGGGCGGCGAAGGTTCGGTTGCATCACCCGCTGGTGGAAGACGATGCGGATCGGGCGGATTCCGGTTCGGCCTGA
- a CDS encoding LysR family transcriptional regulator, translated as MKLPPLRALPVFEAVARLNSFSRAADELSVSQSAVSHQIKALEDYLGETLFRRNGRYLELTEEGRSYQDSVTSALLQIERASEHLLGASTSRLRLAVFSSFCVRWLIPRLPSLQRAHSQIDLALEMTGESPVLSDRVADCFITIRTASPAFTYDLLYRERLFPICSRAYWRRICDALDLPPDSDPKGAASLTPEQVARFPLLSTFSIYDRESGDWDAWFRVADERLPAGARIQHFSHMLMALEAARYDQGIALTNDYMLSDEADDNLVRLPCHTLMTGDRFYFAHKTSRRNEPAIRLVRRWLIEQAIASGLRSRHAADES; from the coding sequence ATGAAGCTGCCGCCACTGCGCGCGCTGCCGGTGTTCGAGGCGGTGGCGCGGCTCAACAGTTTTTCCCGCGCGGCGGACGAGTTGAGCGTCAGCCAGAGCGCCGTGAGTCACCAGATCAAGGCGCTGGAAGACTACCTGGGCGAGACCCTGTTCCGGCGCAACGGTCGTTACCTGGAGCTGACCGAGGAGGGCCGCAGCTACCAGGACAGCGTCACCTCCGCCCTGCTGCAGATCGAACGGGCCAGCGAGCACCTGCTGGGGGCGTCCACCTCGCGTCTGCGACTGGCGGTGTTCAGCTCGTTCTGCGTGCGCTGGCTGATCCCGCGCCTGCCCAGCCTGCAGCGGGCCCACTCCCAGATTGACCTGGCGCTGGAGATGACCGGCGAGTCGCCGGTGCTGTCCGATCGGGTCGCCGACTGCTTTATCACTATCCGCACCGCCAGTCCCGCGTTTACCTACGACCTGCTTTACCGCGAGCGGCTGTTCCCGATCTGCAGTCGGGCCTACTGGCGACGCATCTGCGACGCGCTGGACCTGCCCCCGGATAGCGATCCCAAGGGTGCCGCCTCGCTCACGCCGGAACAGGTGGCGCGCTTTCCCCTGCTGTCCACCTTCAGCATCTACGACCGGGAATCCGGCGACTGGGACGCCTGGTTCCGGGTGGCGGACGAGCGTCTGCCGGCCGGGGCGCGTATCCAGCATTTCAGTCATATGCTGATGGCCCTGGAGGCCGCCCGCTACGACCAGGGCATCGCCCTGACCAACGACTACATGCTCAGCGACGAGGCCGACGACAACCTGGTGCGTCTGCCCTGTCATACCCTGATGACCGGCGATCGTTTCTATTTCGCCCACAAGACCAGCCGGCGCAACGAACCGGCGATTCGCCTGGTGCGGCGCTGGCTGATCGAGCAGGCCATTGCCAGTGGGCTGCGTTCTCGTCATGCGGCGGATGAGAGCTAG
- the pfkB gene encoding 1-phosphofructokinase, translating to MARILTITLNPALDLSVETPDLALGRVNSTGRTHIEPAGKGINLGRVLKRLGHEVVLSGLLGADNAGPFERLFADEGLEDRFVRVPGDSRTNIKLAEQGGRVTDLNGVSFDTPADAASRLQFRLAGLIDDCNAIVIAGSLPRGWAPAQLAELIRFCQRGGAPVWLDASGDALTAGIEARPFGVKPNHEELAEWAGRPLPNLTAQADAGRQLQQSGIAHVVISRGGDGVLWLNPRRDLLARAPQVPVTSTVCAGDTLLAGLIHGELSGLDDHTCLQQATALSAECVRHFGVGHPDADDIEQLQQQTRVTPWPDTELSGEASS from the coding sequence ATGGCAAGGATCCTGACCATCACCCTGAATCCGGCGCTGGACCTGTCGGTGGAAACGCCCGACCTGGCGCTGGGCCGGGTCAACAGCACCGGCCGCACGCACATCGAACCGGCGGGCAAGGGCATCAACCTGGGCCGGGTGCTGAAGCGGCTGGGTCACGAGGTGGTACTGTCCGGCCTGCTGGGCGCCGACAACGCCGGGCCGTTCGAGCGCCTGTTCGCCGACGAGGGCCTGGAGGACCGCTTCGTACGGGTGCCCGGCGACAGTCGCACCAACATCAAACTCGCCGAGCAGGGCGGCCGGGTCACCGACCTCAATGGCGTCAGTTTCGACACGCCCGCCGATGCCGCCTCGCGCCTGCAGTTCCGGCTGGCCGGGTTGATTGACGACTGCAACGCCATCGTCATCGCCGGCAGCCTGCCCCGGGGCTGGGCACCGGCGCAGCTGGCCGAGCTGATCCGCTTCTGCCAACGCGGCGGGGCGCCGGTCTGGCTCGACGCCAGCGGCGATGCCCTCACGGCCGGCATCGAAGCGCGCCCGTTCGGGGTGAAGCCGAATCACGAGGAACTGGCGGAATGGGCCGGTCGTCCGCTGCCTAACCTGACTGCCCAGGCCGACGCCGGGCGCCAGTTGCAGCAGTCCGGCATCGCCCACGTGGTGATTTCCCGCGGCGGCGACGGCGTGCTCTGGCTCAATCCGCGCCGCGATCTGCTGGCCCGGGCCCCGCAGGTGCCGGTGACCAGCACCGTGTGCGCCGGCGACACCCTACTGGCCGGGCTGATCCACGGCGAGCTGAGCGGATTGGACGACCACACGTGCCTGCAACAGGCTACCGCCCTGTCCGCCGAATGCGTCCGCCACTTCGGCGTGGGCCATCCCGACGCCGACGACATCGAACAACTCCAACAACAGACCAGGGTCACCCCCTGGCCGGACACCGAACTGTCCGGGGAGGCCTCATCATGA
- a CDS encoding DUF3185 family protein produces the protein MATTRIIGLIALVVGVLLLYFGWQSTQSVGEQISESLTGRFSDETMWYLVIGAAATVGGAFMLFFRR, from the coding sequence TTGGCTACGACTCGAATCATTGGATTGATTGCACTGGTGGTGGGGGTGTTGCTGCTGTATTTCGGTTGGCAGTCGACGCAAAGTGTGGGGGAACAGATCTCCGAAAGCCTGACCGGGCGTTTCAGTGACGAGACCATGTGGTATCTGGTCATTGGCGCCGCCGCGACCGTGGGCGGAGCGTTCATGCTGTTCTTCAGGCGCTAG
- a CDS encoding PTS fructose-like transporter subunit IIB encodes MKLILVTACPQGLATSFLAARALSRAARSRGWDVTQEVHSQAAPVEAVSAEAIAAADLIVIAASAPLDLSRFEGKPLFRAPVTAPLADPDAFLDDAQSQAQPFQADAEPQQADAPAVAGGIRLVAVTACPTGVAHTFMAAEALTEAARAAGHAIRVETQGSVGAQDALTDDEIAAADAVILACDIEIDPARFAGKRVWRTSTGTALKKPADTVRDALDKAEVESGSAKASGSAEKAGGGERKGPYKHLLTGVSFMLPMVVAGGLMIALSFVFGINAAEEEGSLAAALMQIGGGTAFKLMIPLLAGYIAYSIADRPGIAPGMIGGFLAGELGAGFLGGIVAGFIAGYAARFISRKLPLPESIVSLKPILLIPLLASLFTGLTMIYVVGEPIAAIMTALTDFLTNMNTGNAVLLGALLGGMMCFDLGGPVNKAAYTFGVGLLSEGSGASAPMAAIMAGGMVPAIGMGIASLLASSKFGDNERQAGKASFVLGLCFISEGAIPFMAKDPLRVIPICMVGGAVTGALSMYFNVAIMAPHGGLFVLLIPNAVSAVLPYLFAIAAGSLVIGVAYAFAKDGKAEMATA; translated from the coding sequence ATGAAGCTGATACTCGTTACCGCCTGTCCCCAGGGGCTGGCCACCTCCTTCCTGGCCGCTCGTGCCCTGTCCCGGGCGGCCCGGAGCCGCGGCTGGGACGTCACCCAGGAAGTCCATAGCCAGGCCGCACCGGTCGAGGCGGTCTCCGCCGAAGCCATCGCCGCCGCCGACCTGATCGTCATCGCTGCCAGCGCGCCGCTGGACCTGTCCCGGTTCGAGGGTAAGCCGCTATTCCGGGCGCCGGTGACCGCACCGCTGGCGGACCCGGACGCGTTCCTCGACGACGCGCAGAGCCAGGCGCAACCGTTCCAGGCGGACGCCGAACCGCAGCAGGCCGACGCGCCGGCCGTGGCCGGAGGCATTCGCCTGGTGGCCGTCACCGCCTGTCCCACGGGCGTGGCGCACACGTTCATGGCCGCCGAGGCACTGACGGAAGCCGCCCGCGCGGCCGGTCATGCGATCCGGGTGGAAACCCAGGGCTCGGTGGGTGCCCAGGATGCCCTGACCGACGACGAAATCGCCGCCGCCGATGCGGTGATCCTGGCCTGCGACATCGAGATCGACCCGGCCCGGTTTGCCGGCAAGCGGGTCTGGCGCACCTCCACCGGCACGGCGCTGAAGAAGCCCGCCGACACCGTGCGCGACGCACTCGACAAGGCGGAAGTGGAAAGCGGCAGCGCCAAGGCCTCCGGTTCCGCCGAGAAAGCCGGCGGTGGTGAGCGCAAGGGCCCCTACAAGCACCTGCTGACCGGGGTGTCGTTCATGCTGCCGATGGTGGTGGCGGGCGGCCTGATGATCGCCCTGTCCTTCGTGTTCGGCATCAACGCCGCCGAGGAGGAAGGTTCACTGGCCGCGGCGCTGATGCAGATCGGCGGCGGCACCGCGTTCAAGCTGATGATCCCGCTGCTGGCAGGCTACATCGCCTACTCCATCGCCGACCGGCCGGGCATCGCGCCCGGCATGATCGGCGGTTTCCTGGCCGGGGAACTGGGGGCCGGTTTCCTGGGTGGCATCGTCGCCGGCTTTATCGCCGGCTACGCGGCGAGGTTCATCAGCCGCAAGCTGCCGTTGCCGGAGAGCATCGTGTCGCTCAAGCCGATCCTGCTGATCCCGCTGCTGGCCAGCCTATTCACCGGGCTAACCATGATCTACGTGGTGGGCGAGCCCATCGCCGCCATCATGACGGCCCTCACCGACTTCCTGACCAACATGAACACCGGTAACGCGGTGCTGTTGGGGGCCCTGCTTGGCGGGATGATGTGCTTCGACCTGGGTGGACCGGTGAACAAGGCCGCCTACACCTTCGGGGTGGGGCTGCTGTCGGAAGGTTCCGGCGCCTCGGCACCGATGGCGGCGATCATGGCCGGTGGCATGGTGCCGGCGATCGGCATGGGCATCGCCAGTCTGCTGGCCAGCAGCAAGTTCGGCGACAACGAACGCCAGGCGGGCAAGGCGTCGTTCGTGCTGGGGCTGTGCTTCATTTCCGAGGGGGCGATCCCGTTCATGGCCAAGGATCCGCTGCGGGTGATTCCCATCTGCATGGTGGGCGGGGCCGTCACCGGCGCCCTGTCGATGTACTTCAACGTCGCCATCATGGCGCCCCACGGCGGGCTGTTTGTGCTGCTCATCCCCAACGCGGTGAGCGCCGTGCTGCCCTACCTGTTCGCCATTGCCGCGGGGTCGCTGGTCATCGGCGTCGCCTATGCGTTCGCCAAGGACGGCAAGGCGGAAATGGCCACCGCCTGA
- the ptsP gene encoding phosphoenolpyruvate--protein phosphotransferase produces MLALTANDIRLGCRAADWRDALTLASRELEAAGRTTPDYRQGLLDREAQSSTVLGNGIAIPHGTPQSREHVISTGIRVLQFPDGVTWHDGARVHVLVTIAAQSDEHLDILRHLTRVLDKPGLAKQLATATDADSLLASLSKPPVTPRCDRDTLLLKVPAGDARELALLAAGRLLSLDCVEPGFIAGLSAQTPQPLGQGLWLVQAGNDVQQPALAIATPAQPGDDLNGVLCLAAQGADTQPLLEQIDHLLSQPEPLANLSADELLARLSGESANAVTRQVALLNAHGLHARPAKQLVQVARQQPAPLKLRLLEGDAQSVSATSLTRVISLGARRGQTLVIAASGEGADASVAALAEAIEGGLGETVTPLNSARREIVQPVETADPEPLTPDEPIKAVAASPGLAVAPAFVMRLPKFEYAATATHTDGEKQRLNQAVDAAFEQLQALIRRAEGGEAGPILAVHAEMLRDDDLHQAAFDLIGEGASAEAGWWQAIDTAAAAQEALADRLLAERAADLRDVGRRVLANLCGVSLPTPPDEPYILVADDLGPSDVARLDTQRVRGLVTARGGATAHSAILARALGLPAVVGVGERLLTLETGIDVVVDGERGCIVPAPGTERRQRLEQRLHQLRQLQAQAHDARHEPASTRDGHRVAVCANLGNTAHTPEAVERGADGIGLLRTEFIFMAHSEAPDQATQEKEYGEAFDALDGLPLVARTLDVGGDKPLDYWPLPAEDNPFLGLRGIRLSLTRPEILETQLRALLSAAGERPLRIMFPMVKDRAEFRAAKALVDRLREEIHAPDVQVGVMIEIPSSALLAPTLAPEVDFFSIGTNDLTQYTLAIDRGHPELSADSDGLHPAVLHLIRMTVEAAHEHGRWVGVCGELGSDPQAIPVLLGLGVDELSVTSRRVPLVKACIRNLNQSDARALAQRALQQATAADVRDALEGAVWQGS; encoded by the coding sequence ATGCTTGCACTCACTGCCAACGATATCCGTCTGGGTTGCCGTGCCGCCGACTGGCGCGACGCCCTGACCCTGGCCAGCCGGGAACTGGAAGCCGCCGGGCGCACCACGCCCGACTACCGCCAGGGCCTGCTGGACCGGGAAGCGCAATCCTCCACCGTGCTGGGCAACGGCATCGCCATTCCCCACGGCACCCCGCAGAGCCGGGAGCACGTCATCAGCACCGGCATCCGCGTGCTGCAGTTCCCCGACGGCGTCACCTGGCACGACGGTGCCCGGGTGCACGTGCTGGTGACCATCGCCGCCCAGTCCGACGAACACCTGGACATCCTGCGCCACCTGACCCGCGTGCTCGACAAGCCGGGCCTGGCGAAACAGCTCGCCACGGCCACGGACGCCGACTCCCTGCTGGCGAGCCTGTCCAAACCGCCGGTTACACCGCGCTGCGACCGCGACACGTTGCTGCTCAAGGTCCCCGCCGGCGACGCCCGTGAGCTGGCGTTGCTGGCCGCTGGCCGCCTGCTGAGCCTGGACTGCGTGGAACCCGGCTTCATCGCCGGCCTGTCCGCGCAGACGCCGCAGCCGCTTGGCCAAGGGCTGTGGCTGGTGCAGGCGGGCAACGACGTCCAGCAGCCGGCCCTGGCCATCGCCACGCCGGCCCAGCCCGGCGACGACCTGAACGGCGTGCTCTGCCTGGCCGCCCAGGGCGCCGACACCCAGCCGCTGCTGGAGCAGATCGACCACCTGCTGTCCCAGCCGGAACCCCTGGCGAACCTGTCCGCCGACGAGCTGCTGGCACGCCTTTCCGGCGAGTCCGCCAACGCCGTCACCCGCCAGGTGGCGTTGCTCAACGCCCACGGCCTGCACGCCCGGCCCGCCAAGCAGCTGGTCCAGGTGGCGCGTCAACAACCGGCGCCGCTCAAGCTGCGGCTGCTGGAGGGCGACGCCCAGAGCGTGTCCGCCACCAGCCTGACCCGGGTCATCAGCCTGGGTGCCCGGCGCGGCCAGACCCTGGTGATTGCCGCCAGCGGTGAGGGCGCGGACGCCAGTGTCGCGGCCCTGGCCGAGGCCATCGAAGGCGGCCTGGGCGAGACGGTCACACCGCTCAACAGCGCCCGACGCGAGATCGTTCAGCCGGTCGAGACAGCCGATCCCGAACCGCTGACGCCGGACGAGCCGATCAAAGCCGTCGCCGCCTCCCCGGGGCTGGCCGTGGCGCCGGCGTTCGTCATGCGCCTGCCCAAGTTCGAGTACGCCGCCACCGCCACCCACACGGACGGCGAGAAACAGCGCCTGAACCAGGCGGTGGATGCCGCTTTCGAACAGCTGCAGGCGCTGATTCGCCGCGCCGAAGGCGGCGAGGCCGGCCCCATCCTGGCGGTGCACGCCGAGATGCTGCGCGACGACGACCTGCACCAGGCCGCGTTCGACCTGATTGGCGAAGGCGCCTCCGCCGAAGCCGGCTGGTGGCAGGCCATCGACACCGCCGCCGCCGCCCAGGAAGCCCTGGCCGACCGGCTGCTGGCCGAGCGCGCCGCCGACCTGCGTGATGTGGGCCGCCGGGTGCTGGCCAACCTGTGCGGCGTGAGCCTGCCAACACCGCCGGACGAACCCTACATCCTCGTTGCCGACGATCTGGGCCCGTCCGACGTGGCGCGCCTGGACACCCAGCGGGTGCGCGGCCTGGTCACCGCGCGCGGCGGCGCCACCGCCCACAGCGCGATCCTGGCCCGGGCCCTGGGCCTGCCGGCGGTGGTCGGCGTGGGTGAGCGCCTGCTGACCCTGGAGACCGGTATCGACGTGGTGGTCGACGGCGAACGCGGCTGCATCGTGCCCGCGCCCGGCACAGAACGCCGGCAGCGGCTGGAGCAGCGTCTGCACCAGCTGCGGCAGTTGCAGGCGCAGGCCCACGACGCCCGCCATGAACCCGCCAGCACCCGCGACGGCCATCGCGTGGCGGTGTGCGCCAACCTGGGCAACACCGCCCACACGCCGGAAGCGGTGGAGCGCGGTGCCGACGGCATCGGCCTGCTGCGCACCGAATTCATCTTCATGGCGCATTCCGAGGCGCCCGATCAGGCCACCCAGGAAAAGGAATACGGCGAGGCCTTCGACGCCCTCGACGGCCTGCCGCTGGTAGCCCGCACCCTGGACGTGGGCGGCGACAAACCGCTCGATTACTGGCCGCTGCCGGCCGAGGACAACCCGTTCCTGGGCCTGCGCGGTATCCGCCTGTCACTGACCCGGCCGGAGATCCTGGAAACGCAGCTGCGAGCGCTTTTGAGCGCCGCCGGCGAGCGACCGCTGCGCATCATGTTCCCGATGGTCAAGGACCGCGCCGAATTCCGCGCCGCCAAAGCCCTGGTGGACAGGCTGCGCGAGGAAATCCACGCCCCGGACGTGCAGGTGGGCGTGATGATCGAGATTCCCTCCAGCGCGCTGCTGGCCCCCACGCTGGCGCCCGAGGTGGACTTTTTCTCCATCGGCACCAACGACCTGACCCAGTACACCCTGGCCATCGATCGCGGCCATCCCGAGCTGTCCGCCGATTCCGACGGCCTGCATCCGGCGGTGCTGCACCTGATCCGGATGACCGTCGAAGCCGCCCACGAGCATGGCCGCTGGGTCGGCGTGTGCGGCGAGCTGGGCTCCGATCCTCAGGCGATCCCGGTGCTGCTGGGCCTGGGCGTGGATGAGCTGTCCGTCACCAGCCGCCGGGTGCCGCTGGTCAAGGCCTGTATCCGCAACCTCAACCAGTCGGACGCCCGCGCCCTGGCGCAACGCGCCTTGCAGCAGGCGACCGCCGCCGACGTCCGTGACGCACTGGAGGGCGCCGTATGGCAAGGATCCTGA